The nucleotide sequence AAAGGAAAAAACTTAACATTTCTCAGTGCTTACTCAGTTCAAGACGCAAAACTCATCACTAAAACCCATTCTGATATAGCTCTAATCTTTTTAGATGTGATCATGGAAACTGATAACGATGGCTTAGAAGTAGTGGAATATACCCGTAAAGTGCTAAAGAATCAGCGAGTCAGCATAGTCATGCGGGCGGGACAATCCCAAACTCTTCCTGAAGATATAGTAACGATGAACTATGATCTGAATGATTATAAAGTCAAAACAGAACTAACTGTCGAAAAATTTTCAACGGTAGCCTTTCAAGCTTTAAAAACTT is from Gloeothece verrucosa PCC 7822 and encodes:
- a CDS encoding response regulator, whose protein sequence is MVMLENLKLSIFTQKENHPKLRSKERIPNELASPWKILIVDDEIGIHEMTKLALNNFTFKGKNLTFLSAYSVQDAKLITKTHSDIALIFLDVIMETDNDGLEVVEYTRKVLKNQRVSIVMRAGQSQTLPEDIVTMNYDLNDYKVKTELTVEKFSTVAFQALKTYQNKATRQHRVIPH